ACAAGTCCCAGCGCGCGAAGGCGAGATCGATGGCCGAGGCGAGCTGCGCGAAGGAGTGCGACCGAGCAGCGGCGAACACCCGGCCGGGACGCGGCCAGAGGTCCGCACCGTGACCGGAAACCAACTCCACCCGGATCGACAGCCAGGTACGAGCCACGTCAAAACCCCCTCTGCCAGATTCGCGAGCCGACACCGAGGCTACTGACTGTGACAGCCGACTGGGGAATCGAGCTGACCGTACATGGGGAATTTCTAGGTTCAGGCCGCGATTCCGTGAATCCCCAGGTCATCGCCCGACTGCGGGAACGTTTCTTGTGGGGATTGCCCTGGCATGGGGGTTGTGGCGGTCGAGGATGTGCTGTTTCCCGGGATCGATGTGCGAGTCACGGCGGTGCACGTCACTGCAGAGAGAGTCGCCGTCGAGGCCACGTCATGCGGGCGACCACCTCCCTGTCCAGACTGCGGCTGTCCGGGACGTCGCGTGCACTCTCGATACGTGCGCCGGATAGCCGAACGCCCGGCTGCGGGACGGCCGTTGGCCATCTCGCTCAGCGTGCGTCGGTTCTTCTGCGACCGGCCCGAGTGCCGCCGGCGGACGTTCGTCGAGCAGGTCTCGGAGCTGAGCGAGCGGTACCGGCGTCACAGCGTCGGGCTGCGGCGATGGATGCAGGCCATCGCAACGTTCCTGGGCGGACGCCCAGGTGAACGCCTGTGCCAGGCCCTGCAGTTACCCACCGGCCGCACCTACCTGCTGGGGTTGCTCACTGCCCCGGCAGTGCCCGAGCGGTCGCCTCGGGTGCTGGGTGTTGACGAGTTCGCCTTCCGCAAGGGCTGGCGTTACGGCACCGTCCTGGTCGACATCGAGGCGGCCCAGGTCGTGGACGTCCTGCCGGACCGGGACGCGGTGACCTTCGCTGCCTGGCTGCGTGAACACCCCGGCGCGGAGATCATCTGCAGGGACCGGGCCAGCGCCTACTCCAAGGCCGTCCGCGACGCCGCCCCCGGCGCTCAGGAGGTCGCCGACCGATGGCACCTGCTGCACAACCTCTCCTCCGCGGTCGAGAAGACATGCCACCAGCACCGCCCCTGCCTGCGCAAACAGGCCGAAGCCGACCAAGACGCAAAGCCCAGGCGGATCATCAATCCGCTTCCTCCGCCGACTCTGCCGCCCACAAAGATGGCCGTCCGTACCGTCGACCGGTACTCGGACATCCACCGCCTGCTGGCACAGGGGCACACCATCTCCGAGATCGCCCGGCGACTGCACCTGGACCGCAAGACCGTCCGCCACTTCCGCGACACCGGCCTCGACGAGCTGCTGGCCTCCGCCCGGTGCGGCCGCCCCAAGGGAGTGCTGGAGCCGTTCACCGCCTACCTCACCGAACGGTTCACCGACGGCGTGACCAGCCCGACCGACCTCTTCCGCGAGATCCGCCAACGCGGCTACCAGGGCAGCGATCTACCCGTGCGCCGTTACGTGGCCGGACTCAAGACCGGGACCGTCGAACCCGCCCGCGGAGCCATCCCGAGCCCACGCAAGATCACCACTTGGATCATGGTTCCCCGCAGTGCCCTGAAGCACCAAGAGGAGGACGAACTCCTCAAAGTCCGGCTGGCGTGCCCGGACATCGCCCGGGCCTGCGACCTCGCCTGGACCTTCCACGACCTGGTCCAACACCGGCGCGGTCACCGGCTCTTGGAGTGGGTCCGCCAAGCCGAGCACGACGCACCCGCCCCGGTCTTGTCCTTCGCGCAGAGTCTGTGCCTCGACCTCGACGCGGTCACCGCCGGCCTCACACTGCCGTGGAGTTCGGGCATCGTCGAAGGCCACGTCAACCGCATCAAGACCATCAAGCGGACCATGTACGGCCGAGCCTCGTTCCGCCTCCTCCGCACCCGAATCCTGCTCCGATCATGATCTGCGGATTCACGGAATCGCGGCCTGAACCTAGAAATTGCCGTCGCCCACAACAGGTTCCGAGCATTGCTCCCGCTGCGCTCTGTTGATCGCCGCCGGCGACAATCCGGAACGGCTGGCCAGCGAAGCATCGTTCGCTGCTCTATGCGGCGTCAGCCCGGTCGAGCAGTCTTCCGGAAAGACGCAGCGACGGAGACTGAACCGCGGAGGAAACCGGCAGGCCAACGCTGCCCTCTACCGCATCGTCATCACTCGCCTTCGCCGTGACACCCGCACACGTCTCTACCTTGAGCGACGGACCAAGCATGGAATGTCGAAACGCGAGATCACCCATTGCTTCAAACGCTACGTTGCTCGCGAGATCTACGGTCAGATCCAGCGGACGCCAACTCTTGGAGTCCCGTCTGCTGCTGCTTGACGCAACATAGGGGCATCTTGAACGTGCACAAGGACCGCCGACTGAGGGAGTTCATCGACACCCACGCCTGGATCACCTGCTACTTCCTACCGCCCTATGCACCTGACCTCACCCCTGTCGAGGGCATCTGGTCACCGCTGCGGCGCAGCAGCCAGGCCAACACCGTCTTCACCGACCCTGACCACCTCATGAGCGCGCTTCGGCACGGTCTCCGCCAGATCCACTACCGCAGCAACCTCATCGACGGATGTCTCGCCGAAACCGGACTCACTTTGACGACATCACGGCACCAACGTCAGTAGAGCCAGTTAGGCTCCGGCTGGTGGAGAGGTTCTGGGGCATGGCGATGGCGGTCGTGTGGGGTGTGGGTACCGGCCTGCTCATACCGCGTGCTGCGTACCGACTTTCCGTTCCGCGCGGCGAGCCGTGGCGAGAAGCGTGTCCCGCCGGTCACCCGATCGTCGGTGCGGGCCGCGGATGGCTGGGGCGGGCCCGCTGTCGCGACGGCGGCTCCTACGGACCCAGAACGCTCTTCCTCGCCGCTGTCACCGCCATGCTCTGCGCTGGCCTGGCGGCCGCCGTCGGCGCGCGGCCGGAACTGGTGGTCTGGCTGCTGCTTGCACCGACCGGCGTGCTGCTCGCCACCGTGGACTTCATGGTGGAACGGCTGCCTGACATCGTCACCCTGCCCTCCGCCGTGATCACGCTGACCCTGCTGGCCGTGGCGGAACAGGTGCCCGGCGCCGGTGGCAGCTGGATCACCGCGCTGTTCGGCTCCCTCACGCTCAGCGCCTTCTTCCTCGGACTCTTCCTGACCAGTCCTCCGCGCTTCGGTTTCGGAGACGTGAAACTGGGCCTGACCCTCGGGGCTGTGACCGGCTGGTACGGGTGGGACATCCTCGTCGCCGGCACCTTCGCGGGCTTCCTGCTCTTCACGCTTTACGGCCTCAGTCTCATCGTGACGCACCGGGCCGACCGCAAGTCGGCTCACCCACTTGGACCGTTCCTCCTCACAGGCGCCTGTGCTGGCGTGCTCCTCGGCGCCGTCGCCTGACCAAGGCGACGTCCTCCATGCCCAGCCGCCGATGCGTAGGGGGTCGACCAGAACTTCGGCACTGACGGATCGGGGAGATCTATGCTGTGCAGGTTGCGGAGCTTGGTGTGCGTTGCTTCGGCCGGTGGCCACGACGGTCACGGGTGCTTCCCTGCGAGAATGTGCTGCCCACACCGGACGAGGCCATCGGAGAGCGACAGGTATGACGTATGGCTTCCTGACCGCGTCTGTCATCAGGGCCGAGGACGGACTCATCGGCCACATCCGGCAGCACGCCGAGCTTGCCCAGGACGCCTACCGCGGGACGGAGGGCTGGAAGCACCGGAGTCTGTTTCATCTCCTGCTGGCTGTGGGCCGCCGGTTCACTCCGGTGCCCAGCCCTGATGATCTGATCGGCATGCCGGCCCGGCTCTGCTACAGCAACGCCGCCCGCTACGCCCTCGCTCATCGTGACGAGGGTTTCGTGTACACCGAGGGGTTTGCCTGCACCCCTGTCGGGCCTGCCGTATATCTGCCGCACGCCTGGGTCGTGCGTCCTGACGGGACTGTGCTGGACCCGACCTGGCATGACACGCCGGGCCGGGCCTACATCGGCATTCCGGTCGCTGACTTCCGACTATGGCCCGTTGAGAGCGGCGGACTCCTCCAGGATTTCCCACGCCACCTGCCCCTGCTGCGCGACGGCTTCCCTCTCAACGCGGTTGATGATCGCGGACGAACTCTCGCAAGCAGTGCGGACCTGGGCGGGTGACGGTCTCGACGCCTTCCTCCCCTCGTTGGCCGAGGACTTCCATGGCAAGGAGCGAGTGACTGGCGCTCTCTGGGCAGCGACCTGACCGTCTCCGTGGAACACGGCCCGGGCAGCCACGTCCACCCGACGTTGTGCATCCACGCCCGGCCTCCGTCTGGGGACTGGCACTTCGAAGCCACCACCGGCGGCGGGCCTTGGACAGAGGCGTGAACAGGCCGGGCGCGCTGTCAGCGCGATAGAGCGGGGCCATGTACAGACAGGCTCATGCCGCAGATGTGACGGCATCACTGGCTGTAGGCCGAGCGGGAAGGGGGGGGCGATAAACCGGCCAGTTGGGGTAGCTGGCCGGGTCATCTCTGTCGTAGGCGACATCGGCGTCAGCTAAGCCTGGGCGTTCTAGGTGACGGGGGATTCCCGTCCTTGAGTAGATGGCAGCCAGCCTGCTGCCATCCTCGGTTGCCTCGCGGGAAGGCGACATCTACTCGCAGCCAGCCGCTTGTGTGGCGCACGCGGGTGAGGTACCCAGGCGAACTCCTGTTCCTCGGTGGCAAGTTCGGTGAGGACGGGATGACGCGCGGTGTTCCTCTTTCGCCGTTGTGTTTGACTGCGGAAGGGGCAGGTGTTTGGTGGGTGCGTGGTGTGGCCGGCCGTTAGTCTTGCGCCCAGATCACCGAGAGATATGGAAAGTGACGAACTGTGACCCCTGCTGTTGCGGCCCCTGTGAAGGTCTCGGACTTCTACTGTCACCAGGCCATTCCTGGCCTCGTGGAGATCGAGCGGGTGATGGAGACGGACCGGGTGCTCGCGTTTCATCACACCAAGCCGTCACACCCGGTGCACATCGTGGTGGTGCCCAAGGAGCACGTTCCGTCGCTTGTGGATCTGGGGGACGGTGGCCCCGAACTGCTGGCGGAGGTGATGGACGTGGTGGCCAAGGTCGCGGACCAGGTACGTGAGAAGCACGGCGCCGCCTCGGTGACCACCAACGTCGGCCTGTACCAGGAGTCCAAGCACCTGCACTGGCACGTCTGTCACCGCGGTGAGAGCGACGAGCAGATCCTCGGGATGTACGGCCACGGTGACGACTGACGGCTAGCGAGCCCGGCGGCTCCGCGGCCGGGCGGCGGCCAGGGTCTGCTCGGCGATGCGGCTTGCCGCCTGGTGGATGACGGCGGGGTCCGGCCGGCGGAAACTCGCGTGGGCGTCGGCCAGGTGGAGGCAGGCGGCGACGAGTGCGGCCCCGCCGGTGAGGGCGTCGTCGTCCTGGATGACGTGGCAGCGTCCCTCGTGGCGCCGTGCGTAGGCCTCGGCGTTGACCAGCTGGTCACCGCGGCTGACGCTGGCCGGCAGCGGGATGAGGACGGCGCGCTTGCCGAGCGCCTCCAACTCGGCCAGGGTCGTCGCCCCGGCCCGCCCGATGACCAGGTCGGCCAGCCACAGCGCGTCGGTCATCTCCTGGTGGAGGTACTCGAACTGCCAGTAGCCGGCCGTTGCTTCGAGAGCCGGGTCGAGGTTGCCCTTCCCACACACGTGGATCACCGCGAACCGGCCGAGGAGCTTGTTCAGTTGGCTGCGTACGGCGTCGTTGATGCGGGCGGAGCCGCTGCTACCGCAGAAGATGAGCAGGACCTCGGCGCCGGGCCTGATACCGAGCCGGCTGCGCAGCTGGCCCGGGTTGCCGTCGCCGAGGTCGTGCCGTAGGGGCAGGCCGGTGACGACCGTCTTGCGGGCGAGCCAGCGCGGTGGCTTGGACCGGGCCGGTTCGGAGAGGCAGACGCGGGCTGCCATGCGGGCGAGGATCCGGTTGGCGAGACCGAGGGAGTGGTCGGACTCGTGGATGACAACCGGAACGCGGCACAGCCAGGCGGCGATGCCGACGGGGACGGTGACGTAGCCGCCCTTGCTGAACACGGCGTCGGGACGCTCGTGGTGCATGGCACGCCGGGCGGCGGCGATACCGCGCAGGACGGTGAAGGGCATCCGGATGTTGCTCCATGACCCGTAGCGCTTCAGGCCGGCGGAGGGGACCGAGCGGAAACGGATATTGGCCTTCTGCGCGTACTCGTGCTCGATGCTTCCGTGCCGCCCGAGGAACACGAGTTCGTTCCCGCTCTGGGTGAGCTGGGTGGCGACGGAAAGAGCCGGAACGACGTGCCCGGCGCTGCCGCCACCGGTGATCGCAATTTTCATCAATACCGTTTCCGGGTTCGCATGACCGATGCAGGGGAGTTCGATATTCCTTCAGCGCTACTCCGCGCCCGTTTACGGTCTTTGACTGGTCGGGGCGCGAAGTAGGGGCTGACTGGTCGGGCCGGCCGGATTTGAACCAGGCTCCTCGGCAACGCTTTTGCCGTGCTCCACCGCTTGAGCTACGACCCGTCCACTGTGGTGGGCATCACGCTAGGGGCTTTCGTGTTCAAGCGTCAACAGGATCGAAGGAATGTTGGATGAGTTTTCGTCAGTTCTCGTTTGCGTGAATGGATGGCTGTTTATCCGTCCGTGGGCATGGTGAATAGCGTCGCCGCGACGGCTGTTGCGGCGACGCTATTCGGTCCGCTCTGGCGGTGTCTCTCGGTGGTTATCCGCAGGTGGCGAGTTGGGGAATGTGGCTTGATTCGGTGATGGTGGTTCGTCCGGTCCAGCGGCTGATGACTTCGAC
The sequence above is drawn from the Streptomyces griseiscabiei genome and encodes:
- a CDS encoding ISL3 family transposase, producing the protein MGVVAVEDVLFPGIDVRVTAVHVTAERVAVEATSCGRPPPCPDCGCPGRRVHSRYVRRIAERPAAGRPLAISLSVRRFFCDRPECRRRTFVEQVSELSERYRRHSVGLRRWMQAIATFLGGRPGERLCQALQLPTGRTYLLGLLTAPAVPERSPRVLGVDEFAFRKGWRYGTVLVDIEAAQVVDVLPDRDAVTFAAWLREHPGAEIICRDRASAYSKAVRDAAPGAQEVADRWHLLHNLSSAVEKTCHQHRPCLRKQAEADQDAKPRRIINPLPPPTLPPTKMAVRTVDRYSDIHRLLAQGHTISEIARRLHLDRKTVRHFRDTGLDELLASARCGRPKGVLEPFTAYLTERFTDGVTSPTDLFREIRQRGYQGSDLPVRRYVAGLKTGTVEPARGAIPSPRKITTWIMVPRSALKHQEEDELLKVRLACPDIARACDLAWTFHDLVQHRRGHRLLEWVRQAEHDAPAPVLSFAQSLCLDLDAVTAGLTLPWSSGIVEGHVNRIKTIKRTMYGRASFRLLRTRILLRS
- a CDS encoding prepilin peptidase; the protein is MAMAVVWGVGTGLLIPRAAYRLSVPRGEPWREACPAGHPIVGAGRGWLGRARCRDGGSYGPRTLFLAAVTAMLCAGLAAAVGARPELVVWLLLAPTGVLLATVDFMVERLPDIVTLPSAVITLTLLAVAEQVPGAGGSWITALFGSLTLSAFFLGLFLTSPPRFGFGDVKLGLTLGAVTGWYGWDILVAGTFAGFLLFTLYGLSLIVTHRADRKSAHPLGPFLLTGACAGVLLGAVA
- a CDS encoding HIT family protein — translated: MTPAVAAPVKVSDFYCHQAIPGLVEIERVMETDRVLAFHHTKPSHPVHIVVVPKEHVPSLVDLGDGGPELLAEVMDVVAKVADQVREKHGAASVTTNVGLYQESKHLHWHVCHRGESDEQILGMYGHGDD
- a CDS encoding UDP-N-acetylglucosamine--N-acetylmuramyl-(pentapeptide) pyrophosphoryl-undecaprenol N-acetylglucosamine transferase — translated: MKIAITGGGSAGHVVPALSVATQLTQSGNELVFLGRHGSIEHEYAQKANIRFRSVPSAGLKRYGSWSNIRMPFTVLRGIAAARRAMHHERPDAVFSKGGYVTVPVGIAAWLCRVPVVIHESDHSLGLANRILARMAARVCLSEPARSKPPRWLARKTVVTGLPLRHDLGDGNPGQLRSRLGIRPGAEVLLIFCGSSGSARINDAVRSQLNKLLGRFAVIHVCGKGNLDPALEATAGYWQFEYLHQEMTDALWLADLVIGRAGATTLAELEALGKRAVLIPLPASVSRGDQLVNAEAYARRHEGRCHVIQDDDALTGGAALVAACLHLADAHASFRRPDPAVIHQAASRIAEQTLAAARPRSRRAR